A DNA window from Arachis duranensis cultivar V14167 chromosome 3, aradu.V14167.gnm2.J7QH, whole genome shotgun sequence contains the following coding sequences:
- the LOC107480083 gene encoding uncharacterized protein LOC107480083 encodes MVLQDSKGSRMHASVYTAIVKKWSHVITEFQMYTMSNFVVLHDLMESNIPCVGVLQNVRNNHINCILFGDLVDHILPHIEDGRVEPLIVVFQYFKAYRWNGTMSMQSHFYVSKLHFDPEIKEVVVFRSRMLCGAPSNSPRISQTNTDVNKLPMESPVWIAATVVSINASKSDWYYKSCRRCPKKIETPIGKRYECTKCGHTHGCAAIRYKLEVMVCDGTRSMTLLLWDRETTQLTGKIAEKVVDEEAIFKINVKMANIKQYDQVYTVIKKNGYSNLVDMSGHVVNLKTDTDPHFSMDGLEDSVSSGKYKTPAISASNGINDVAKNLSQHEEKGQFFTNRFSRRAAKKAEDSVN; translated from the exons ATGGTACTTCAAGATAGCAAG GGGTCAAGGATGCATGCCTCAGTTTATACGGCTATTGTTAAGAAATGGAGTCATGTCATAACTGAGTTTCAAATGTACACCATGAGCAACTTTGTTGTTCTGCACG ATCTTATGGAGAGTAATATACCATGTGTTGGTGTTCTTCAAAATGTCCGAAACAACCATATCAACTGCATTTTGTTTGGTGACCTGGTGGACCACATTCTCCCTCATATTGAAGATGGGAGAGTAGAGCCATTGATTGTGGTGTTTCAATACTTTAAAGCATATAGGTGGAATG GTACCATGTCGATGCAGAGCCATTTTTATGTATCAAAGCTACATTTTGACCCTGAAATTAAAGAAGTTGTTGTGTTTAGAAGCAG GATGTTATGTGGTGCACCATCCAATTCTCCCAGGATCAGTCAA ACAAATACTGATGTTAATAAATTGCCTATG GAAAGTCCCGTTTGGATTGCTGCAACTGTAGTTTCTATAAATGCAAGCAAGAGCGATTGGTACTACAAATCATGTAGGAGGTgcccaaagaaaattgaaacTCCTATtggaaaaagatatgaatgcaCTAAGTGTGGACACACACATGGATGTGCCGCTATTAG ATACAAACTTGAGGTGATGGTATGTGATGGAAcaaggagcatgactttgttATTGTGGGACAGGGAAACAACACAATTGACCGGAAAGATTGCTGAAAAAGTTGTGGATGAGGAG GCAATATTCAAGATAAATGTTAAAATGGCAAACATCAAGCAATACGATCAAGTTTACACAGTTATCAAG AAAAATGGCTACAGCAACTTAGTGGATATGTCAGGCCATGTTGTCAATCTTAAAACCGATACTGATCCTCATTTTAGCATg GATGGCCTTGAAGATAGCGTATCAAGTGGCAAGTATAAGACTCCAGCTATAAGTGCTTCCAATGGGATAAACGATGTTGCGAAAAACTTGTCCCAACATGAAGAAAAAGGTCAATTTTTCACTAATCGTTTTAGTAGGAGAGCTGCAAAAAAAGCAGAAGATTCAGTTAATTGA
- the LOC107480145 gene encoding uncharacterized protein LOC107480145 isoform X1 — protein sequence MEEMAESSGAKPRDEIWAKLVSSDSRYSDVEIRSDEIVICSEISSTSTDKHNWCKIVRNSDLCSATIENKRSNTILVDGAKLCNEDTIVIKDGSEIVPGPDGEGFVNYRFNIMSSPETCQRQLKICIDVEHAKCSICLNLWHDVVTVAPCLHNFCNGCLSEWLRRSEQRRSAVLCPQCRAVVQFVGKNHFLRAIADDMVKADSSLRRADEDIALLDSYSSIRSNLVLRSGNNRRKRALTSTPPNDQSDDGSDLRCPQCVTEVAGFRCNHSTDHLQCQACGGMMPSRTDLGIPQHCSGCDRPFCGAYWHTLGVARSGSYPICSQDTLKPISEHTISRIPLIAHEKNLHEHIITENCIRQMGRTLQDVISEWIVNLDNRLIDRTRLMLNNAEMITARTIICRDCYEKLVSFLLYWFRISCPRNYYSEAAIARQDCWYGYACRTQHHSEDHARKRNHVCRPTRGNAS from the exons ATGGAAGAAATGGCAGAAAGCTCCGGAGCCAAACCCCGTGATGAAATATGGGCTAAGCTTG TTTCATCAGACTCAAGATATTCAGATGTAGAAATAAGGTCAGATGAAATAGTTATATGTTCGGAGATATCATCTACTTCTACTGACAAACATAACTGGTGCAAGATAGTAAGGAATTCTGATCTATGTTCTGCCACAATAGAAAACAAGAGATCAAATACAATTCTTGTTGATGGGGCCAAGTTATGTAATGAAGATACCATAGTTATCAAGGATGGAAGTGAAATTGTTCCAGGTCCTGATGGAGAAGGGTTTGTTAACTACAGATTTAATATAATGTCAAGCCCAGAAACATGCCAGAGGCAGCTAAAGATATGCATAGATGTTGAGCATGCAAAGTGTAGCATTTGCTTGAACTTATGGCATGATGTTGTTACTGTTGCCCCATGCCTTCATAACTTTTGCAACGGTTGTTTATCAGAGTGGTTAAGGAGGTCAGAGCAAAGACGTTCTGCAGTACTTTGTCCTCAATGCAGAGCAGTTGTTCAATTTGTTGGAAAAAATCACTTCCTACGTGCCATTGCAGAT GATATGGTAAAAGCTGATTCTTCTCTAAGACGTGCGGATGAAGATATTGCACTATTAGATTCGTATTCATCAATACGATCAAACCTT GTCCTTAGGTCTGGAAACAATCGCCGAAAAAGGGCTTTGACATCCACACCACCGAATGATCAAAGTGATGATGGCTCAGACCTTCGATGCCCACAGTGTG TTACCGAAGTTGCTGGGTTTCGTTGCAATCACAGCACTGATCATCTCCAATGTCAAGCATGTGGAGGAATGATGCCCTCCCGTACTGATTTAGGCATTCCTCAACATT GTTCAGGATGTGATAGACCATTTTGTGGAGCTTACTGGCATACTTTAGGGGTAGCCAGGAGCGGTTCTTATCCCATTTGCTCCCAGGATACTTTGAAACCT ATCTCAGAACACACCATCTCTAGAATCCCTTTGATAGCACATGAAAAGAATCTGCATGAGCATATT ATCACTGAAAATTGCATTCGACAAATGGGGAGGACATTGCAGGATGTTATATCAGAATGGATAGTGAATCTGGACAACAGACTTATTG ATAGAACTAGATTAATGCTAAATAATGCCGAGATGATTACTGCTAGGACTATCATATGTCG TGATTGTTATGAGAAGTTGGTGTCTTTTCTCTTGTACTGGTTTCGAATATCCTGTCCCAGAAAT TATTATTCGGAAGCAGCGATAGCAAGGCAAGATTGTTGGTATGGATATGCGTGTAGGACACAACACCACAGTGAAGACCATGCTCGTAAAAGGAACCATGTGTGCCGTCCAACTAGAGGCAATGCCTCCTAA
- the LOC107480145 gene encoding uncharacterized protein LOC107480145 isoform X2 has protein sequence MEEMAESSGAKPRDEIWAKLVSSDSRYSDVEIRSDEIVICSEISSTSTDKHNWCKIVRNSDLCSATIENKRSNTILVDGAKLCNEDTIVIKDGSEIVPGPDGEGFVNYRFNIMSSPETCQRQLKICIDVEHAKCSICLNLWHDVVTVAPCLHNFCNGCLSEWLRRSEQRRSAVLCPQCRAVVQFVGKNHFLRAIADDMVKADSSLRRADEDIALLDSYSSIRSNLVLRSGNNRRKRALTSTPPNDQSDDGSDLRCPQCVTEVAGFRCNHSTDHLQCQACGGMMPSRTDLGIPQHCSGCDRPFCGAYWHTLGVARSGSYPICSQDTLKPISEHTISRIPLIAHEKNLHEHIITENCIRQMGRTLQDVISEWIVNLDNRLIVIVMRSWCLFSCTGFEYPVPEIIIRKQR, from the exons ATGGAAGAAATGGCAGAAAGCTCCGGAGCCAAACCCCGTGATGAAATATGGGCTAAGCTTG TTTCATCAGACTCAAGATATTCAGATGTAGAAATAAGGTCAGATGAAATAGTTATATGTTCGGAGATATCATCTACTTCTACTGACAAACATAACTGGTGCAAGATAGTAAGGAATTCTGATCTATGTTCTGCCACAATAGAAAACAAGAGATCAAATACAATTCTTGTTGATGGGGCCAAGTTATGTAATGAAGATACCATAGTTATCAAGGATGGAAGTGAAATTGTTCCAGGTCCTGATGGAGAAGGGTTTGTTAACTACAGATTTAATATAATGTCAAGCCCAGAAACATGCCAGAGGCAGCTAAAGATATGCATAGATGTTGAGCATGCAAAGTGTAGCATTTGCTTGAACTTATGGCATGATGTTGTTACTGTTGCCCCATGCCTTCATAACTTTTGCAACGGTTGTTTATCAGAGTGGTTAAGGAGGTCAGAGCAAAGACGTTCTGCAGTACTTTGTCCTCAATGCAGAGCAGTTGTTCAATTTGTTGGAAAAAATCACTTCCTACGTGCCATTGCAGAT GATATGGTAAAAGCTGATTCTTCTCTAAGACGTGCGGATGAAGATATTGCACTATTAGATTCGTATTCATCAATACGATCAAACCTT GTCCTTAGGTCTGGAAACAATCGCCGAAAAAGGGCTTTGACATCCACACCACCGAATGATCAAAGTGATGATGGCTCAGACCTTCGATGCCCACAGTGTG TTACCGAAGTTGCTGGGTTTCGTTGCAATCACAGCACTGATCATCTCCAATGTCAAGCATGTGGAGGAATGATGCCCTCCCGTACTGATTTAGGCATTCCTCAACATT GTTCAGGATGTGATAGACCATTTTGTGGAGCTTACTGGCATACTTTAGGGGTAGCCAGGAGCGGTTCTTATCCCATTTGCTCCCAGGATACTTTGAAACCT ATCTCAGAACACACCATCTCTAGAATCCCTTTGATAGCACATGAAAAGAATCTGCATGAGCATATT ATCACTGAAAATTGCATTCGACAAATGGGGAGGACATTGCAGGATGTTATATCAGAATGGATAGTGAATCTGGACAACAGACTTATTG TGATTGTTATGAGAAGTTGGTGTCTTTTCTCTTGTACTGGTTTCGAATATCCTGTCCCAGAAAT TATTATTCGGAAGCAGCGATAG
- the LOC107480146 gene encoding transcription repressor MYB6, with amino-acid sequence MGRSPCCEKEHTNKGAWTKEEDERLINYIKLHGEGCWRSLPKAAGLLRCGKSCRLRWINYLRPDLKRGNFTDEEDELIINLHSLLGNKWSLIAARLPGRTDNEIKNYWNTHIKRKLYSRGIDPQTHQPLNAAPAPSTKTITPPPPTTTVPPTATNNNDNSINFRLFGVACAKNNNTDGTDYYSSGGGDEDSNSSSGVTTELEAYPKLNLDLSLGLPSPLSSIIHTQNPKRHRQQLQAAYSFCMCQTLGFQKSNNQPCACKAKPGAATGSAGAASNNSSNDNNVYNRFQFTS; translated from the exons ATGGGTAGATCTCCTTGTTGTGAGAAAGAGCACACAAACAAAGGAGCTTGGACCAAAGAGGAAGATGAGCGCCTCATCAACTACATCAAGCTTCATGGCGAAGGCTGTTGGAGATCCCTTCCCAAAGCTGCAG GGTTGCTTAGGTGTGGGAAGAGTTGCAGGCTGAGATGGATAAATTACCTAAGGCCTGATCTCAAGAGAGGCAACTTCACTGACGAAGAAGACGAGCTCATCATCAACCTCCACAGCTTACTCGGTAACAA ATGGTCTCTAATAGCAGCGAGGTTACCGGGAAGAACCGATAATGAGATAAAGAACTACTGGAACACCCACATAAAGCGTAAACTTTATAGCCGTGGAATTGACCCTCAAACCCATCAACCACTCAACGCTGCACCCGCACCTTCCACCAAAACAATAAccccaccaccaccaacaacaaCAGTTCCACCTACGGCCACAAACAACAACGACAACAGCATCAATTTTCGTCTATTTGGTGTTGCTTGTGCCAAGAATAATAATACTGATGGAACAGACTACTACTCATCAGGAGGGGGTGATGAAGATTCAAACAGCAGCAGTGGCGTCACAACGGAGTTAGAAGCATATCCTAAACTCAACTTGGACCTCTCCTTAGGCCTTCCCTCTCCTCTTTCTTCCATAATCCACACACAAAACCCAAAACGACACCGTCAACAACTACAAGCTGCTTATTCCTTTTGTATGTGTCAAACTCTAGGGTTTCAAAAAAGTAATAACCAACCTTGTGCCTGCAAAGCCAAGCCTGGTGCTGCTACTGGAAGTGCTGGTGCTGCTTCGAATAATAGTAGTAATGATAATAATGTGTATAACAGATTTCAATTTACAAGCTAA